In the Euwallacea similis isolate ESF13 unplaced genomic scaffold, ESF131.1 scaffold_84, whole genome shotgun sequence genome, one interval contains:
- the LOC136419124 gene encoding uncharacterized protein: MIITQITVFYQNIYDILSNIEEAITFAKLNTFHNTIIDPSEFLTELQSMKEQIPLGKLPFEPNIENLLTIENTLEIKSFAKDNSITFIIEIPLVEKVSYDLFRLLPLPVRHGEVYKVIIPRSEYLLINDQTFGYANEPCRYVSPNEYLCPQIHIDNFHDFSPCEVQLLRYEHNATRCKSITVTLGETQIQNIDDNKWILVTTKSIVGLETCKSSQSNILLDGTYAIDLEYRCNLKIRNIVLRGNRKTNRQFQIFPLLDININHTYQKPYQKIELPNLSKIDLNNIAELQNEVDLQKKENSMLLNTNLHYDRTSLLAKYLWPIVLKYKKTESPENDIVI, encoded by the exons ATGATTATCACCCAAATTACCGTCTTTTACCAGAATATTTACGATATACTTTCAAATATCGAAGAGGCAATTacctttgctaaattaaacaCCTTCCATAACACCATAATCGACCCAAGTGAATTCCTAACAGAACTACAGTCAATGAAAGAGCAAATTCCCCTAGGAAAACTACCATTCGAGCCCaacattgaaaatctattaacTATCGAAAacactttggaaataaaaagtttcgccAAAGATAACTCGATCACGTTCATCATCGAAATTCCATTAGTAGAAAAAGTTAGTTATGATTTATTCCGATTACTTCCCTTGCCCGTAAGACATGGCGAAGTATACAAAGTCATAATACCCCGATCCGAATATCTACTGATAAACGACCAAACATTCGGATACGCGAACGAACCCTGTCGGTACGTATCCCCTAATGAATATCTATGCCCTCAAATACATATAGATAACTTCCACGATTTTTCCCCATGCGAAGTACAACTCCTGCGTTACGAACACAACGCCACACGATGTAAATCAATAACTGTTACCCTGGGGGaaacacaaatacaaaacatagaCGATAATAAGTGGATCCTGGTGACCACCAAAAGTATTGTCGGATTAGAAACATGTAAATCTTCACAAAGTAACATTCTGTTGGATGGAACTTACGCAATAGATTTAGAGTATCGTtgtaatcttaaaataaggaaCATAGTTTTAAGAGGCAATAGGAAAACCAAccggcaatttcaaattttccctttgttagacataaatattaatcatacaTATCAAAAGCcataccaaaaaatagaaCTGCCTAACTTAAgcaaaatagatttaaataatatcgcCGAATTACAGAATGAGGTTGATTTGCAGAAGaaggaaaattcaatgttactAAATACTAACCTTCACTACGACAGAACCA GTTTATTAGCAAAGTATCTATGgcctattgttttaaaatacaaaaagaccGAGAGTCCAGAAAATGACATAGTAATTTAG